The genomic stretch AATGTCCATAACGACGGCATTTAAAGAAGGGCTGAAAGTACTTCATGGTAAACTCGGGAAAGACAAGAGCGAGTCTCCCTATGATATTTATAAAGACATGGACCTCGGCCCGGGGGGGTATACCAGGACATCTTCTTCTGATACTAAAAGAGGGGTAAAAGAGGCCATTCAGAGAAAGCTGCGAAGGTGATACTGGTAGATACGGGACCCATTATCGGATTGTTTGATCCTTCAGATCCTTTCCATAGCCGATCGGTTAAGATATTGCAACAAATCCACGAACCCCTTTACTCCACCCTTCCTGTGTTGACCGAAGCCTTTCATATGCTTAACCCCGGTAGTCTTGGAGCCGACAACTTACGTTCTTTTGTAATAAGGGGGGGATTGTCTATTTGGCCAATGGATGAAAAAGCTCTTCTACGCGCCTTTGAGTTAATGAAAAAGTATGCCGATCACCCGATGGATCTGGCTGATGCTTCATTGGTTTCAGCCTCCGAGGCGTTAAAGACGCGACGGGTATTCACCATAGACCGCGACGATTTTGAGACCTACCGGGTTAAGATAGGACATCGCACCTATCCGATTGAGATAATCAAATAATCGACCTTCTTGTTAGACAGGGTTTACCTGATTACTTGTTTTTTTTGTCTTCCCGGAAGAAAGGCAAAAACCCAATGCCTGTGCCGCTGCCAATGCCGCCCTTTTCAGGTTGATCTTCATTCCAACAACGAATCGACCTGGTTATTATGGGTCCAGTACCAGATGAGGCCGCCGTTCTCCTGCCTGTACTTAATATAGCCGCTATTGATAAAACTCCGGATGGTTTTTTGGATCAGCTCTATGTCCAACCCAGTCGTCCCCTGAAGCCGTTGACAAAGCTGATCGAGGGGTTCACCTGCCAGTCTGTTTGGCCCATCGTTCGGGAAAAAGCCGCAGGCCTCCAAGAGATCTTCGGAGAGCAGCTTGTAGACCAGTTCCATCCGAAAATGTCCGGCCACCCGGAAATCCTCTTCCGGGGTGTTGGTTTTATCATAATAGCCCTGAATCTGTTTTTCCCAGGCCTCTTGTATTTCCCGGTCGAAATCGGCGACAAATTGATTAATCGCCTCGGCAGTCAGGGACGAGGTCTGGACAATGGCACTGTTGGCATCATAGCGGGACCAGTCATCGGTCAATATTTCCAGGTCGTATTGGTCGATTTGTTCTCTCACCGTGGTTCCGGGGAAGGGGGCCAGAAAATGAAAGCCGTAGAGCATGTCCAGACTTTTGGAAAACTCGGCCGTATCCCGCAAGGTCTCGGGGGATTCGCCGGGGAGGCCGACCATGAAAGAGGCGTGGGGCAGGATGCCCACCTCCTTACAGAGCCCGACGGCCTTCCTGGCCTGATCCAGGGTGATCCCCTTTTTAATCCGCTTCATCATTTCCGGATTGCCGGTTTCGATACCGAAACTGATGCAATCACAGCCGGCCTCCCGCATTAATTGCAGGGTCTCCTTATCCACGGTGTTGACCCGTGAAAAAGCCGTCCAGGTCAATTTCAACTTTCGTCTCCCGATCTCCTCACACACCTCCCGAACCTTCTCTTTGCGGGAGGTGAACAGGTCATCGGTGATATTGATCCGGGAAAAGCCGTAAGAGAGCAGGTGTTCCATTTCATCGACTACCAGCGCGGCCTTTCTGGGACGGGGTTTGCTGCCGACCATCTTTCTTCCCAGACAAAAGATACAGGAATAGGGGCAGCCCCGGCCGGTAATCATGGTTACGGGAAAGCCCAGGGCCTGATAACGGGAAAGGGGAAGCAGGTGCCGGGCAGGCAGGGGAAGTTCGTCCAGATCTTCGATCAGTTCCCGGGGGTCGGTTTTAACGATCCGGCCGTTTTGGCGGAAGGCCATTCCCTTTACCGACGAAAAGTCCCCGCTGTTTTGGAAAGTTTGGACCCAATCATTTATGGTCCGCTCGCCTTCACCGATAACCAGAAAATCGATTTCCGGATAGGTCTTCAAGGTCCGGTCGATATCGAAGGAGACGTGCGGACCGCCCATCAGGGTGATCAGGGAAGGGTCGATTCTTTTGGCCTTCTGGATGATCTCGGCTGCTATCGGGAAGGTCATGGTAACCGAGTTGGCCCCGATGACATCGGGTCTGAAATCCATTAGCTCCCTCTCCAGCTTGGCCGGTGTGTACTGGGTGATGATATAATCCAGGATCCTGACTTCCGCCCCGGCCTGCTCGAAGGCCGATGCGGCATAGGTTACCCCCAAAGGCGGTGCCGGGGCCTCTTCCAGAGGATAGGGTGGTGCTATGATGGCTACTCTCATGCGATTACCTTTTTTTGCCAAGAAGATTCATCTCTATCATAAACTCCGTTACAGGGTGAGTACTCGTTGCTCGTTGCAGGTCGCTCGTTGCTCGTCAAAACCGGGAACCAGTAACAAGTAACTAGTAACAAGGATATTTCCAACTTAATCTCCTTTAACGGGATAAACCAGAGAACGAAGCCAGCCCATAAGGGTATTATCCTTGAAATCATTTTTTTCTTTCTTTTTAATCTCGGCCTTCAGCCCGGACATGAAGGTAAACCAGTCCTCTCGCGTCTGCATGGGTCGGTCGGGGTCGAGGGTTTTCAGGGCCACGGCCGGATTACCGGCGGCGACCACGTTGGGCGGTATGTCCTTGACGACCACGGCCCCGGCCCCGATGATGCTGTTGTCCCCGATGGTCACCCCTTTGCAGACAATGGCGCTGTCGCCGATCCAGACGTTATGGCCGATCCGGACCGGTAAAGACTGCCCCACAAACTGACCCCGATTATAAAGATCGTGCCAGTCGGCATCGGTGACATAGACCCGCTGGGCCAGCATACAATTGTCGCCTATGGTAATTTCCGTGGCCGCGCTGATGCGCACCCCGGCACAGATCAGACAATATCTGCCGATGACGATGCGGCCCTCTCCGGCCCGGTTCGACCAGACCGTG from Deltaproteobacteria bacterium encodes the following:
- a CDS encoding PIN domain-containing protein; this translates as MILVDTGPIIGLFDPSDPFHSRSVKILQQIHEPLYSTLPVLTEAFHMLNPGSLGADNLRSFVIRGGLSIWPMDEKALLRAFELMKKYADHPMDLADASLVSASEALKTRRVFTIDRDDFETYRVKIGHRTYPIEIIK
- a CDS encoding cobalamin B12-binding domain-containing protein codes for the protein MRVAIIAPPYPLEEAPAPPLGVTYAASAFEQAGAEVRILDYIITQYTPAKLERELMDFRPDVIGANSVTMTFPIAAEIIQKAKRIDPSLITLMGGPHVSFDIDRTLKTYPEIDFLVIGEGERTINDWVQTFQNSGDFSSVKGMAFRQNGRIVKTDPRELIEDLDELPLPARHLLPLSRYQALGFPVTMITGRGCPYSCIFCLGRKMVGSKPRPRKAALVVDEMEHLLSYGFSRINITDDLFTSRKEKVREVCEEIGRRKLKLTWTAFSRVNTVDKETLQLMREAGCDCISFGIETGNPEMMKRIKKGITLDQARKAVGLCKEVGILPHASFMVGLPGESPETLRDTAEFSKSLDMLYGFHFLAPFPGTTVREQIDQYDLEILTDDWSRYDANSAIVQTSSLTAEAINQFVADFDREIQEAWEKQIQGYYDKTNTPEEDFRVAGHFRMELVYKLLSEDLLEACGFFPNDGPNRLAGEPLDQLCQRLQGTTGLDIELIQKTIRSFINSGYIKYRQENGGLIWYWTHNNQVDSLLE
- a CDS encoding acyltransferase is translated as MRRDHRPYLIKRLINRIETGYSQHFLRPQFEKLGREITVMKPWHVEINGGPVFLGDYANIIATPDNKVRFTVWSNRAGEGRIVIGRYCLICAGVRISAATEITIGDNCMLAQRVYVTDADWHDLYNRGQFVGQSLPVRIGHNVWIGDSAIVCKGVTIGDNSIIGAGAVVVKDIPPNVVAAGNPAVALKTLDPDRPMQTREDWFTFMSGLKAEIKKKEKNDFKDNTLMGWLRSLVYPVKGD